The Heyndrickxia vini genome contains a region encoding:
- a CDS encoding ABC transporter ATP-binding protein, with the protein METKANFSSQSPILEVNNLQTAFEIDGELHNAVDNVSFHVKPKQIVGIVGESGCGKSVMSLSIMKLLPKGIGSIRNGDIVFEGKHLEKLSDKEMNKIRGKDVSMIFQEPMTSLNPVFTIGYQLQETLFNHMTITKKEARLKSIALLKSVGISRPEKIVDEYPHQLSGGMRQRVMIAIAIACQPKLLIADEPTTALDVTVQAQILDLLKEIQEINNMAIILITHDLGVVAEMCDEVIVMYAGKIVERTDVDTLFHNPKHPYTELLMGAIPKMDEDVEVLSSIEGIVPSLKNMPKVGCRFANRCPKAMPECNSITPLLAESEAGHEVSCLLYETSIPKEGSNVQ; encoded by the coding sequence ATGGAAACAAAAGCAAACTTCAGTAGTCAGTCGCCTATATTAGAGGTGAATAATTTACAAACAGCATTTGAAATAGATGGCGAACTACATAATGCCGTAGATAATGTATCTTTTCATGTTAAACCAAAACAAATTGTTGGTATTGTAGGTGAATCAGGATGTGGGAAAAGTGTTATGTCCCTATCTATAATGAAGCTCTTACCAAAAGGAATCGGATCCATTAGAAATGGCGACATTGTTTTTGAAGGGAAACATTTAGAAAAGCTATCTGATAAAGAAATGAATAAAATTCGCGGAAAAGATGTATCGATGATTTTCCAGGAACCAATGACATCGTTAAATCCTGTTTTTACAATAGGTTATCAACTTCAAGAAACACTTTTTAATCATATGACTATAACCAAAAAAGAAGCGAGACTGAAAAGCATCGCATTATTGAAAAGTGTAGGGATTTCCCGTCCTGAGAAAATTGTTGATGAATATCCACATCAGTTGTCAGGCGGTATGCGGCAACGTGTGATGATTGCGATTGCAATTGCTTGCCAACCAAAGTTATTGATAGCTGATGAACCAACTACAGCGCTAGATGTAACAGTGCAGGCGCAAATTTTAGATTTATTAAAAGAAATTCAAGAAATCAACAATATGGCTATTATCTTAATTACACATGATTTGGGAGTTGTTGCCGAAATGTGTGATGAAGTTATTGTAATGTATGCAGGAAAAATTGTTGAAAGAACGGACGTAGATACATTATTTCATAACCCAAAACACCCATATACAGAACTATTGATGGGTGCTATTCCTAAAATGGATGAAGATGTTGAAGTTCTTAGTTCAATAGAAGGAATCGTTCCTTCACTAAAGAATATGCCAAAAGTAGGATGTCGCTTTGCAAATCGATGTCCAAAAGCTATGCCAGAATGTAACAGCATTACTCCACTGCTTGCTGAATCAGAAGCAGGACATGAGGTTTCATGTTTACTATATGAAACGAGCATTCCGAAAGAGGGGTCAAATGTTCAATGA
- a CDS encoding ABC transporter ATP-binding protein: MSNVAPLRGIEVAEENARKLLEIQNLKTYYPVKGGFLRRTIAQVKAVDDISFEINKGETLGLVGESGCGKSTAGRTILKLIHPTSGKIYFDGKDITNLRGKELRLARKDFQMVFQDPYASLNPKQMVGDIVSEPIRNFSNKSLKELKDEVMELLNKVGLPEDAYFKYPHEFSGGQRQRIGIARALALKPKLIVADEPVSALDVSVQSQVLNLLKELQDEFDLTFLFIAHDLSVVKHMSDRIGVMYLGNLVEIADKSSLYAEPLHPYTQALISAIPEPDPRKRKERIVLQGDVPSPVNPPSGCPFHTRCPVAKEECSKVKPTLKEVKPGHKVACVLYS, from the coding sequence ATGAGCAATGTAGCGCCATTACGAGGAATCGAAGTAGCAGAAGAAAACGCTAGGAAACTATTAGAAATCCAAAATCTTAAAACCTATTATCCTGTTAAAGGTGGTTTTCTAAGGAGAACCATTGCACAAGTAAAAGCTGTTGATGACATCAGTTTTGAAATTAATAAAGGTGAAACACTTGGATTAGTAGGTGAATCTGGTTGCGGAAAGTCCACTGCAGGCAGAACTATTTTAAAATTAATACATCCAACATCCGGAAAGATTTATTTTGATGGTAAAGATATTACGAATTTGCGAGGGAAGGAATTACGGCTAGCAAGAAAAGACTTTCAAATGGTATTCCAAGACCCATATGCTTCATTAAATCCAAAACAAATGGTAGGCGATATCGTTTCGGAGCCAATTAGAAACTTTTCTAATAAATCGCTAAAGGAATTAAAAGATGAAGTGATGGAATTGTTGAATAAAGTCGGATTGCCAGAGGATGCGTATTTTAAGTATCCGCATGAGTTTTCGGGTGGACAAAGACAAAGAATTGGAATAGCAAGAGCATTAGCATTAAAGCCAAAACTTATCGTTGCAGATGAACCTGTTTCAGCTTTAGATGTATCTGTTCAATCACAAGTATTAAACCTTTTAAAAGAGCTGCAAGATGAATTTGATTTAACCTTTTTATTTATTGCCCATGATTTAAGTGTTGTTAAACATATGAGTGATCGAATCGGAGTTATGTATTTAGGTAACTTAGTAGAGATTGCAGATAAAAGCAGTCTATATGCAGAACCATTACATCCATATACTCAAGCCTTAATTTCAGCGATTCCAGAGCCTGATCCTCGTAAACGAAAAGAACGAATAGTGCTGCAAGGAGATGTGCCAAGCCCGGTTAATCCACCTTCCGGATGTCCATTCCACACTAGATGTCCAGTTGCCAAGGAAGAGTGCTCCAAAGTGAAGCCTACTTTAAAGGAGGTGAAGCCAGGTCATAAAGTTGCGTGCGTTCTTTATAGCTAA